The Miscanthus floridulus cultivar M001 chromosome 7, ASM1932011v1, whole genome shotgun sequence genome includes a region encoding these proteins:
- the LOC136467987 gene encoding rab GTPase-activating protein 22-like isoform X1, with protein MRLLACCYNDPEMQIDPDTVYPIRPDCRDDAPKTRFKPRPGLTLSPRRWKLLHNEEGVLDIAGMIKRVQHGGVHPTIKGEVWEFLLGCYDPKSTTEQRNQLRQQRRLEYEQLKSKCREMDTTVGSGRVITMPVITEDGQPIENPNSDGGAAGSEQQNNGAPLPKEVIDWKLTLHQIGLDVNRTDRVLVYYERQENLARLWDILAVYSWIDKDIGYCQGMSDLCSPISIILEHEADAFWCFERLMRRVRGNFKSTSTSIGVRAQLTTLSTIMKSVDPKLHEHLENLDGGEYLFAFRMLMVLFRREFSFVDTMYLWELMWSMEYNPNLFSMLESGTGTSSANTKDESVLGQCGKFERKTLQAAKKDDQIPLSVFVVASVIEARNKKLLGEAKGLDDVVKILNEITGSLDAKKACRGALQIHEKYLNTVKAS; from the exons ATGAGGCTCCTGGCCTGCTGCTACAATGATCCGGAGATGCAGATCGATCCGGACACCGTCTACCCCATCCGCCCCGACTGCCGCGACGACGCCCCCAAGACGCGCTTCAAGCCCCGG CCTGGCCTGACCCTCAGTCCAAGGAGATGGAAGCTTCTCCACAATGAGGAAGGTGTTCTGGACATAGCTGGAATGATCAAAAGAGTGCAACATGGG GGAGTCCACCCAACAATCAAAGGAGAAGTTTGGGAATTTTTGCTGGGCTGCTATGACCCTAAAAGCACTACTGAACAGCGCAACCAATTGCGACAGCAGCGAAG GTTAGAGTACGAGCAACTGAAATCAAAGTGCCGAGAAATGGACACAACAGTCGGTAGTGGAAGGGTAATCACTATGCCTGTAATAACAGAAGATGGTCAACCTATCGAAAATCCTAACTCCGATGGAGGGGCAGCAGGTTCTGAACAGCAAAACAATGGCGCACCGCTCCCAAAAGAAGTTATTGATTGGAAGCTTACTCTACACCAGATTG GTCTTGATGTTAACCGTACTGATCGTGTACTTGTTTATTATGAGAGACAAGAGAATTTGGCAAGGTTGTGGGACATTCTTGCAGTGTATTCATGGATTGATAAAGACATAGGTTATTGTCAGG GAATGAGTGATCTTTGTTCACCAATATCAATCATTCTGGAACATGAAGCAGATGCTTTTTGGTGCTTTGAGCGTCTAATGCGCAGGGTG CGAGGAAATTTCAaaagtacttctacttccattgGAGTTCGAGCTCAACTGACTACCTTGTCAACCATAATGAAATCTGTTGATCCAAAGCTGCATGAACATTTAG AGAATCTTGATGGAGGGGAATACTTATTTGCCTTCCGAATGCTGATGGTTCTTTTCCGTAGGGAATTCTCGTTTGTTGATACGATGTACCTTTGGGAG CTCATGTGGTCTATGGAGTACAATCCAAATCTCTTTTCGATGTTGGAGAGTGGCACTGGCACATCCAGCGCAAACACAAAGGATGAAAGTGTTCTAGGACAGTGTGGAAAGTTTGAGCGGAAAACATTGCAAGCAGCTAAGAAAGATGACCAGATCCCTCTATCTGTCTTTGTTGTTGCTAGTGTTATAGAGGCTAGAAACAAGAAGTTACTGggtgaggcaaaaggtctagaCGATGTTGTCAAG ATTTTAAACGAAATCACTGGTAGTCTGGATGCAAAAAAGGCATGCAGAGGAGCATTGCAGATTCATGAGAAGTACCTTAACACG GTAAAAGCATCATAA
- the LOC136467987 gene encoding rab GTPase-activating protein 22-like isoform X3 — translation MGESTQQSKEKFGNFCWAAMTLKALLNSATNCDSSEEYEQLKSKCREMDTTVGSGRVITMPVITEDGQPIENPNSDGGAAGSEQQNNGAPLPKEVIDWKLTLHQIGLDVNRTDRVLVYYERQENLARLWDILAVYSWIDKDIGYCQGMSDLCSPISIILEHEADAFWCFERLMRRVRGNFKSTSTSIGVRAQLTTLSTIMKSVDPKLHEHLENLDGGEYLFAFRMLMVLFRREFSFVDTMYLWELMWSMEYNPNLFSMLESGTGTSSANTKDESVLGQCGKFERKTLQAAKKDDQIPLSVFVVASVIEARNKKLLGEAKGLDDVVKILNEITGSLDAKKACRGALQIHEKYLNTVKAS, via the exons ATGGG GGAGTCCACCCAACAATCAAAGGAGAAGTTTGGGAATTTTTGCTGGGCTGCTATGACCCTAAAAGCACTACTGAACAGCGCAACCAATTGCGACAGCAGCGAAG AGTACGAGCAACTGAAATCAAAGTGCCGAGAAATGGACACAACAGTCGGTAGTGGAAGGGTAATCACTATGCCTGTAATAACAGAAGATGGTCAACCTATCGAAAATCCTAACTCCGATGGAGGGGCAGCAGGTTCTGAACAGCAAAACAATGGCGCACCGCTCCCAAAAGAAGTTATTGATTGGAAGCTTACTCTACACCAGATTG GTCTTGATGTTAACCGTACTGATCGTGTACTTGTTTATTATGAGAGACAAGAGAATTTGGCAAGGTTGTGGGACATTCTTGCAGTGTATTCATGGATTGATAAAGACATAGGTTATTGTCAGG GAATGAGTGATCTTTGTTCACCAATATCAATCATTCTGGAACATGAAGCAGATGCTTTTTGGTGCTTTGAGCGTCTAATGCGCAGGGTG CGAGGAAATTTCAaaagtacttctacttccattgGAGTTCGAGCTCAACTGACTACCTTGTCAACCATAATGAAATCTGTTGATCCAAAGCTGCATGAACATTTAG AGAATCTTGATGGAGGGGAATACTTATTTGCCTTCCGAATGCTGATGGTTCTTTTCCGTAGGGAATTCTCGTTTGTTGATACGATGTACCTTTGGGAG CTCATGTGGTCTATGGAGTACAATCCAAATCTCTTTTCGATGTTGGAGAGTGGCACTGGCACATCCAGCGCAAACACAAAGGATGAAAGTGTTCTAGGACAGTGTGGAAAGTTTGAGCGGAAAACATTGCAAGCAGCTAAGAAAGATGACCAGATCCCTCTATCTGTCTTTGTTGTTGCTAGTGTTATAGAGGCTAGAAACAAGAAGTTACTGggtgaggcaaaaggtctagaCGATGTTGTCAAG ATTTTAAACGAAATCACTGGTAGTCTGGATGCAAAAAAGGCATGCAGAGGAGCATTGCAGATTCATGAGAAGTACCTTAACACG GTAAAAGCATCATAA
- the LOC136467987 gene encoding rab GTPase-activating protein 22-like isoform X2, translating to MCKQGVHPTIKGEVWEFLLGCYDPKSTTEQRNQLRQQRRLEYEQLKSKCREMDTTVGSGRVITMPVITEDGQPIENPNSDGGAAGSEQQNNGAPLPKEVIDWKLTLHQIGLDVNRTDRVLVYYERQENLARLWDILAVYSWIDKDIGYCQGMSDLCSPISIILEHEADAFWCFERLMRRVRGNFKSTSTSIGVRAQLTTLSTIMKSVDPKLHEHLENLDGGEYLFAFRMLMVLFRREFSFVDTMYLWELMWSMEYNPNLFSMLESGTGTSSANTKDESVLGQCGKFERKTLQAAKKDDQIPLSVFVVASVIEARNKKLLGEAKGLDDVVKILNEITGSLDAKKACRGALQIHEKYLNTVKAS from the exons ATGTGCAAACAGGGAGTCCACCCAACAATCAAAGGAGAAGTTTGGGAATTTTTGCTGGGCTGCTATGACCCTAAAAGCACTACTGAACAGCGCAACCAATTGCGACAGCAGCGAAG GTTAGAGTACGAGCAACTGAAATCAAAGTGCCGAGAAATGGACACAACAGTCGGTAGTGGAAGGGTAATCACTATGCCTGTAATAACAGAAGATGGTCAACCTATCGAAAATCCTAACTCCGATGGAGGGGCAGCAGGTTCTGAACAGCAAAACAATGGCGCACCGCTCCCAAAAGAAGTTATTGATTGGAAGCTTACTCTACACCAGATTG GTCTTGATGTTAACCGTACTGATCGTGTACTTGTTTATTATGAGAGACAAGAGAATTTGGCAAGGTTGTGGGACATTCTTGCAGTGTATTCATGGATTGATAAAGACATAGGTTATTGTCAGG GAATGAGTGATCTTTGTTCACCAATATCAATCATTCTGGAACATGAAGCAGATGCTTTTTGGTGCTTTGAGCGTCTAATGCGCAGGGTG CGAGGAAATTTCAaaagtacttctacttccattgGAGTTCGAGCTCAACTGACTACCTTGTCAACCATAATGAAATCTGTTGATCCAAAGCTGCATGAACATTTAG AGAATCTTGATGGAGGGGAATACTTATTTGCCTTCCGAATGCTGATGGTTCTTTTCCGTAGGGAATTCTCGTTTGTTGATACGATGTACCTTTGGGAG CTCATGTGGTCTATGGAGTACAATCCAAATCTCTTTTCGATGTTGGAGAGTGGCACTGGCACATCCAGCGCAAACACAAAGGATGAAAGTGTTCTAGGACAGTGTGGAAAGTTTGAGCGGAAAACATTGCAAGCAGCTAAGAAAGATGACCAGATCCCTCTATCTGTCTTTGTTGTTGCTAGTGTTATAGAGGCTAGAAACAAGAAGTTACTGggtgaggcaaaaggtctagaCGATGTTGTCAAG ATTTTAAACGAAATCACTGGTAGTCTGGATGCAAAAAAGGCATGCAGAGGAGCATTGCAGATTCATGAGAAGTACCTTAACACG GTAAAAGCATCATAA
- the LOC136467988 gene encoding CRIB domain-containing protein RIC7-like → MKGLLKGLRYISQIFDAKEPEMQIGKPTDVKHVAHIGWDNASVTAPSWMNEFKASPGTARGGDPEPSQPGGSGGCVEEQTGGGGGGGDAGGKVERPRRTRGNKGSGGNEPPKRRDCAAEGSRRDRRAAKAADTAEGAEGDAAAAPKQRRRKPRAASGGRSKSSSGGAAASDSEAARSAGAPPEAEDDRDGC, encoded by the exons ATGAAGGGCCTTCTCAAGGGTCTCCGATACATCTCGCAGATTTTCG ATGCGAAGGAGCCGGAGATGCAGATCGGGAAGCCGACGGACGTGAAGCACGTCGCGCACATCGGCTGGGACAACGCCTCCGTCACCGCGCCCAGCTGG ATGAACGAATTCAAGGCTTCGCCGGGGACGGCGAGAGGCGGCGATCCTGAGCCCTCGCAGCCCGGGGGATCGGGAGGATGCGTAGAGGAGCagaccggaggaggaggaggaggaggagacgctgGCGGCAAGGTGGAGCGGCCGCGGCGGACGAGGGGAAACAAGGGGTCGGGTGGCAACGAGCCGCCGAAGCGGCGGGACTGCGCAGCCGAGGGGTCGCGGCGCGACCGGCGGGCTGCGAAGGCGGCGGACACGGCGGAGGGCGCCGAGGGGGACGCTGCGGCGGCGCCGAAGCAGCGGCGGAGAAAGCCCCGGGCGGCGTCGGGGGGCAGGTCCAAGTCGTCGTCGGGAGGCGCCGCTGCCTCGGACTCGGAGGCGGCGCGGTCAGCGGGGGCGCCACCGGAGGCCGAGGACGATCGCGACGGCTGCTGA